One window of Chloroflexus aggregans DSM 9485 genomic DNA carries:
- a CDS encoding Hsp70 family protein, with product MRVGLDFGTTNSSAAVYDGHNLRLIDLDPVNAQPAILRSTLFITREGVPFIGREAINRFTEGNVGREIEYVWKYIGDAELTFAESGTVTQALYVKVDANAPGRLFQSLKSSLRDRSFQKTNVFGVYYTLEELIALVLRMIVERIEQQLGQPVSHLVIGRPVHYATDPASDALAFQRMQAACRLAGIRSFSFLEEPTAAALSYARTNQRAQRALVFDFGGGTLDITIMELDERGRPTFLATDGVPVGGDLLDRRIVMGRLLRHFGEGATLGPRRLPFPNHVLEHLSEWQSIIDLTQPKYLAIIDEAVAISDRPHELQALRTLVRKNYGLPMYEAVERTKVALSQAERATFTLDMGEMTVRDEIPRWDFERLIGPDVRAVEACIDRALKAAGLRPEQIDVVLRTGGSSRVPRFVRMLSEKFGAEKLQEMDVFTSVAAGLAVKAADD from the coding sequence ATGCGCGTCGGGCTTGACTTTGGCACCACCAACTCAAGCGCTGCGGTCTACGATGGTCACAACCTACGCTTGATCGACCTCGATCCGGTGAATGCGCAGCCGGCGATTCTACGCTCGACGCTGTTTATCACCCGCGAGGGCGTGCCGTTCATTGGCCGCGAAGCGATTAACCGGTTTACCGAAGGCAATGTCGGTCGTGAGATTGAGTACGTCTGGAAATATATCGGTGACGCCGAACTAACATTTGCCGAAAGCGGTACGGTGACGCAGGCGCTGTACGTCAAAGTTGACGCCAACGCGCCGGGTCGGCTGTTTCAGTCGTTGAAGAGTAGCCTGCGCGACCGCAGCTTTCAAAAGACTAATGTCTTTGGTGTCTATTACACGCTGGAAGAGCTGATTGCCCTCGTCTTGCGTATGATCGTCGAGCGGATCGAGCAGCAGCTTGGTCAGCCGGTCAGCCATCTAGTGATCGGGCGACCGGTGCATTACGCAACCGATCCGGCGAGTGATGCACTGGCATTTCAGCGGATGCAAGCGGCCTGCCGGCTCGCCGGTATCCGCTCGTTCAGCTTTTTGGAAGAGCCAACAGCGGCGGCACTGTCGTATGCCCGCACCAACCAGCGCGCACAACGGGCGCTGGTGTTTGACTTTGGCGGCGGTACACTCGACATCACGATTATGGAACTCGACGAGCGCGGACGGCCCACCTTTTTGGCTACCGACGGTGTGCCGGTAGGTGGCGATCTGCTCGACCGCCGGATTGTGATGGGGCGATTGCTGCGTCATTTTGGGGAAGGGGCAACGTTAGGGCCGCGGCGGTTGCCGTTCCCCAACCACGTACTCGAACACCTGAGCGAGTGGCAGTCGATTATTGACCTGACCCAGCCCAAATATCTGGCAATCATTGATGAAGCAGTCGCTATCAGCGACCGTCCGCACGAATTGCAGGCGCTACGCACACTGGTGCGCAAGAATTACGGCCTGCCGATGTACGAGGCGGTGGAGCGCACGAAGGTGGCGCTATCGCAAGCCGAACGAGCGACGTTCACACTCGATATGGGCGAAATGACGGTGCGCGACGAGATCCCGCGCTGGGACTTCGAGCGGCTGATCGGCCCCGACGTGCGCGCGGTCGAGGCATGCATTGATCGGGCTTTGAAAGCTGCCGGATTGCGGCCTGAGCAAATCGATGTGGTGCTGCGGACCGGCGGTAGTTCGCGAGTACCACGCTTCGTGCGGATGCTGAGCGAGAAATTCGGCGCCGAGAAGCTGCAAGAGATGGATGTGTTCACGAGTGTCGCGGCGGGGTTGGCTGTCAAGGCGGCCGACGACTAA
- the rho gene encoding transcription termination factor Rho produces MTVAELESKTLADLREIARKYDISGVSSLKKRELIDKLLQVQMATVAPTTDTETIYSDGILDIMPEGFGFLRGSRMLPSPEDVYVSQSQIRRFALRSGDRIWGQIRPPKENERYYSLLRVEKINDQDPETARKRPLFDQLTPIFPNEQIKLETEPNLLHTRLVDLIAPIGRGQRGLIVSPPKAGKTMLLKAIANGITTNYPDIHLMVLLIGERPEEVTDMRRSVRGEVISSTFDEPVENHTKVAEMTLERAKRLVEIGHDVVILMDSITRLARAYNVAMPPSGRTLSGGIDPIALYPPKRFFGAARNIENGGSLTIIATCLIDTGSRMDDVIYEEFKGTGNMELHLDRKLAEKRIFPAIDIQRSGTRREDLLLNPETLRQVWTLRRMVSMLGDNEGTELMLTRMAKTKSNAEFLQTLSKS; encoded by the coding sequence ATGACAGTAGCTGAATTAGAAAGTAAAACCCTCGCAGATTTGCGCGAGATAGCACGAAAATATGACATCTCAGGTGTTAGCTCGCTGAAAAAACGTGAATTAATCGACAAGTTACTCCAGGTCCAGATGGCAACCGTCGCACCAACGACAGATACGGAAACAATTTACAGCGACGGGATTTTAGACATTATGCCGGAAGGATTCGGTTTTTTGCGCGGCAGTCGGATGCTGCCCAGCCCAGAGGATGTCTACGTTTCACAATCACAGATTCGCCGCTTTGCCTTACGGAGTGGTGATCGGATCTGGGGACAGATTCGCCCACCCAAGGAGAACGAGCGCTACTACTCACTGTTACGTGTGGAAAAGATAAATGACCAAGACCCCGAAACGGCACGTAAACGGCCGCTGTTTGATCAGCTCACACCGATTTTTCCCAACGAACAGATCAAGTTAGAAACCGAACCCAATCTTTTACATACTCGATTAGTCGATCTGATTGCTCCCATCGGCCGTGGTCAGCGTGGCCTCATCGTTTCACCACCGAAAGCCGGCAAAACAATGCTGTTGAAGGCAATTGCCAACGGCATTACGACCAACTATCCTGACATCCATTTGATGGTATTGTTGATCGGTGAACGACCCGAAGAGGTCACCGATATGCGGCGTTCGGTACGAGGTGAGGTGATTTCTTCGACCTTTGATGAGCCGGTAGAAAACCACACAAAAGTCGCCGAAATGACGCTTGAACGGGCGAAGCGGCTCGTTGAGATTGGTCATGATGTCGTGATTCTTATGGACTCCATCACCCGGTTAGCCCGTGCTTACAATGTCGCAATGCCTCCGAGTGGGCGCACACTATCCGGTGGTATCGACCCAATTGCACTCTACCCACCCAAACGCTTTTTTGGCGCCGCACGCAACATCGAAAACGGTGGATCGCTCACGATCATCGCCACCTGTCTCATCGATACCGGTTCACGCATGGATGACGTCATTTACGAAGAGTTTAAAGGCACCGGTAATATGGAGCTACACCTCGACCGGAAGTTGGCCGAAAAACGGATCTTCCCGGCGATTGACATTCAACGTTCCGGCACGCGCCGTGAGGATCTCTTACTTAACCCCGAGACGCTCCGCCAAGTGTGGACGTTGCGCCGTATGGTGAGTATGCTCGGTGACAATGAAGGCACTGAGCTGATGCTGACCCGGATGGCAAAGACGAAATCGAATGCCGAATTCCTGCAAACGTTGAGCAAAAGCTGA
- a CDS encoding D-sedoheptulose-7-phosphate isomerase produces MTFQQQLDEAIEVLRASAALGPAIDEITVLAADALLAGHTLYTAGNGGSAADALHLAEELIGRYRHNRRPLPAICLNADIGALTCIANDFGYDEIFARQLAALGKVGDVLVVFSTSGNSANILNALQVARTKGVTSIALLGKDGGAARTLADHALVVPSNNTARIQEVHTLILHAICEAVEQRLIDGDESTQI; encoded by the coding sequence ATGACTTTTCAACAGCAACTTGATGAAGCAATTGAGGTCTTGCGAGCCAGCGCTGCGCTTGGACCGGCGATTGATGAGATTACGGTACTGGCGGCGGATGCGCTGCTGGCCGGCCACACGCTCTACACTGCCGGTAATGGAGGCAGTGCTGCCGATGCGTTGCACTTGGCCGAAGAATTGATCGGACGCTACCGTCACAATCGCCGGCCTCTCCCGGCGATTTGTCTTAACGCCGATATTGGTGCTTTGACCTGTATTGCCAACGATTTTGGCTACGATGAAATCTTTGCTCGCCAATTGGCTGCGCTCGGTAAAGTGGGCGATGTACTTGTCGTGTTCAGCACCAGCGGCAATTCAGCCAATATTCTCAATGCCCTGCAGGTTGCGCGCACGAAAGGTGTGACCAGTATTGCGCTCCTCGGTAAAGATGGGGGCGCCGCACGCACACTAGCCGATCATGCGCTGGTCGTACCGAGTAACAACACCGCCCGAATTCAGGAAGTGCATACGCTCATCCTGCACGCTATTTGTGAGGCGGTCGAGCAGCGGCTTATCGATGGGGATGAGTCGACGCAGATATAG
- a CDS encoding sugar ABC transporter substrate-binding protein, with the protein MQKRFVFRLLLLGWLLAFTACAASPASVPPAQAGRTVLRLWHAWPSTEGRVLQTLVEQFNQAHPQWQIVVQARPAVSLPADLMTAVQEGGGPHLAIVQSHTLGTLVDAGVVRPLDDVIAAGELSSLLRAAVGSAQVTVAGQPTLVGVPISFDTLALYYNRANVLQPPTTIEELLQTGRALTDRNRVPPVWGLAYNLSLDRTIGYLYAFGGRVFDENGTLVLGDSGREGTERWLAWLGQLYRDEQLLATLDGVVVDRVLQSRDAIMAIDWAHAQAEYRAIWNDQLGVVPLPRLGATDRLPQPYVQADVIVMNARLTDQAEQTAAQAFMRFMIEPSSQRVLLAVNRQPTQLALLLSDTDLDDQIQLAAARAFRAQAQHGLPMPSDRLANEFVWTTLADMHLSAVRGLLTPEQAVSQAVEILHSRFTP; encoded by the coding sequence GTGCAAAAACGGTTCGTATTCCGTCTTCTACTATTGGGCTGGTTGCTGGCCTTCACGGCATGTGCTGCATCACCGGCGAGCGTACCGCCGGCTCAAGCAGGCCGAACGGTGTTGCGCCTGTGGCATGCGTGGCCTTCAACCGAAGGACGTGTGCTGCAAACGCTTGTCGAACAGTTTAACCAAGCCCATCCGCAGTGGCAAATTGTCGTCCAAGCTCGTCCGGCAGTGTCTCTACCTGCCGATCTGATGACGGCCGTGCAAGAAGGTGGTGGCCCGCATTTGGCGATTGTCCAAAGCCATACCCTTGGCACTTTGGTCGATGCCGGGGTTGTTCGCCCGCTCGATGATGTGATCGCAGCCGGTGAATTGTCTAGCCTGTTGCGGGCTGCCGTCGGGTCGGCCCAAGTCACCGTTGCCGGTCAACCAACACTCGTTGGCGTACCTATCAGCTTTGATACATTGGCTCTCTACTACAACCGTGCTAACGTCTTGCAACCACCAACTACGATCGAAGAGCTGTTGCAGACCGGGCGAGCTTTGACCGATCGCAATCGGGTGCCACCGGTGTGGGGATTGGCCTACAATCTGTCATTAGATCGCACGATTGGTTATCTCTACGCCTTCGGTGGGCGTGTTTTTGATGAAAATGGCACGTTAGTGCTTGGCGATAGTGGGCGGGAAGGCACAGAGCGTTGGCTGGCATGGCTCGGGCAGTTATACCGTGATGAACAATTGTTAGCCACACTCGATGGTGTGGTGGTGGATCGGGTACTCCAATCACGTGACGCAATTATGGCGATCGATTGGGCGCATGCCCAAGCTGAATATCGTGCAATTTGGAACGATCAACTAGGTGTCGTGCCTTTACCACGGTTAGGGGCAACCGATCGTCTTCCGCAACCTTACGTGCAAGCCGATGTTATTGTGATGAACGCCCGGCTTACCGATCAGGCCGAACAAACGGCCGCTCAAGCGTTTATGCGTTTTATGATTGAGCCATCTAGCCAACGGGTGTTGCTGGCTGTCAACCGCCAGCCTACCCAACTTGCGCTTCTGCTTAGTGATACCGATCTCGATGATCAAATCCAGTTGGCTGCGGCACGAGCGTTTCGGGCACAGGCTCAGCACGGTTTGCCGATGCCATCTGATCGACTTGCCAACGAATTCGTCTGGACAACCCTGGCCGATATGCATCTCAGTGCGGTGCGTGGGTTGCTTACTCCTGAACAGGCAGTCTCACAGGCCGTCGAGATCTTGCATAGTCGCTTCACACCCTAG
- a CDS encoding TsoY family (seleno)protein: MSQLIGRLTGLRTLGERYVPTYFLAALGNGGMAVTFFIWLNFLVPHPKTPIVTFDNIAAFWAKSDLIGQALLLLAMAGIALFAIRHFQSLIWNLSEFARFRRSSAYLQLRETNGAVILMALPLTLAMTINVLFASGAVFVPGLWNVVEYLFPFAMAAFFAVGVLALRTFTDIFGRAVANGHFDCARNNNLTQMQAAFAFAMVGVGLAAPAAMSNVKLTIGLSILGAIFFITAAVVVAAVMLVLGVRAMLTSGLAVEAGTSLWLPIPLLTLIGIATLRIAHGLHSGFELHIDAPHRLLITAFFFGLQLLAGLFGWSVLQRVGYFRTYLNGPSRSPATYGLICPAVGLFVFGMFFLHVGLVQNGLIEKFSPIYFVLLAALATVQVLGIVTMFRLDRRLLAAPAKSLAEAESVA, encoded by the coding sequence ATGAGTCAGTTGATCGGTCGTTTGACGGGATTGCGGACGCTCGGCGAGCGGTATGTGCCGACCTACTTTTTAGCGGCACTTGGCAACGGCGGTATGGCCGTGACATTCTTTATCTGGCTAAACTTTCTCGTTCCTCATCCGAAAACGCCTATCGTGACTTTCGACAACATTGCTGCATTTTGGGCGAAATCGGATCTGATCGGGCAAGCGCTCTTGCTGTTGGCGATGGCTGGGATTGCACTCTTCGCTATCCGCCACTTCCAGTCGCTGATCTGGAATCTGAGCGAGTTTGCGCGGTTCCGCCGCAGCAGTGCCTATCTGCAACTGCGCGAGACCAACGGCGCGGTGATATTGATGGCGCTGCCGCTCACGCTGGCAATGACGATTAACGTTCTGTTTGCCAGCGGTGCGGTCTTTGTGCCCGGTCTGTGGAACGTGGTCGAGTATCTCTTCCCCTTCGCAATGGCGGCATTCTTTGCGGTGGGTGTGCTCGCTCTGCGCACCTTTACCGACATCTTTGGCCGCGCTGTGGCCAATGGCCATTTCGACTGCGCACGCAATAACAACTTGACGCAGATGCAGGCGGCATTCGCCTTCGCGATGGTCGGTGTTGGCCTGGCTGCGCCGGCAGCGATGAGCAACGTGAAACTCACGATTGGCTTGTCAATCCTTGGTGCGATCTTCTTCATCACAGCGGCGGTCGTGGTAGCAGCCGTGATGCTCGTGTTGGGGGTGCGGGCCATGCTGACCTCTGGCTTAGCCGTCGAGGCAGGGACGAGCCTGTGGCTACCGATCCCATTGCTCACCCTCATCGGCATCGCAACGTTGCGCATCGCTCACGGTCTCCACAGCGGCTTTGAGCTACACATCGACGCACCGCACCGCCTGCTGATCACCGCCTTCTTCTTCGGTCTGCAACTGCTCGCAGGGTTATTCGGTTGGTCGGTGTTGCAGCGAGTGGGCTATTTCCGCACCTACCTCAACGGCCCGTCGCGTAGCCCCGCGACGTATGGCCTGATCTGCCCGGCAGTTGGCCTGTTCGTGTTCGGCATGTTCTTCCTGCACGTTGGTCTGGTGCAGAATGGCTTGATCGAGAAGTTCTCACCGATCTACTTCGTCTTACTGGCAGCTCTGGCTACTGTGCAGGTACTCGGCATCGTGACGATGTTCCGCCTCGATCGCCGCCTCCTGGCTGCACCCGCCAAATCACTGGCCGAAGCCGAGAGTGTGGCCTGA
- a CDS encoding vitamin K epoxide reductase family protein: MAFRRRWLTLVVLVTLFGISPAFAQTPVAHAVLFYSPTCPHCHVVLNDVLPPLQARYGSQLHILTIDVSTPAGQSLYSAALQTFAVPAYRQGVPALFFGQTHLVGSDEIPARLPGLIEQALAAGGNAWPAIPGIEPLTATFESGAAPVAPSASSPFSRDPVANTLALLVLTGMAIAFFVAVTRLRWPFDRPLSVTRSRWIPVLAAVGVVLAGYLAVVELNQQRAVCGPVGDCNAVHQSQYARFLGVPVGLIGLVGYLAIIVAWLLERFAHLRLARQALVAMALTGTLFSLYLTFLEPFVIGATCIWCLLSAITMTALLWVNAPPVPQHVARGRRSLSPS, translated from the coding sequence ATGGCTTTCCGTCGTCGCTGGTTGACTCTCGTGGTGCTCGTCACTTTGTTCGGCATATCGCCGGCCTTCGCCCAGACACCGGTTGCTCACGCGGTCCTGTTCTATTCCCCCACCTGCCCACATTGTCATGTCGTACTCAATGATGTGTTGCCGCCATTGCAGGCCCGCTATGGCAGCCAGTTGCACATTCTCACGATTGATGTGTCGACTCCTGCCGGTCAGTCGTTGTACAGCGCGGCATTGCAAACCTTTGCTGTCCCTGCGTACCGGCAAGGCGTGCCGGCCCTGTTCTTTGGACAAACCCATCTGGTTGGGAGCGATGAGATACCTGCCCGGCTGCCCGGTTTGATCGAGCAAGCGCTCGCCGCCGGCGGGAATGCATGGCCGGCCATCCCCGGTATCGAGCCGTTGACGGCGACGTTTGAGTCTGGCGCTGCGCCGGTTGCGCCATCGGCATCGTCGCCATTCAGCCGCGATCCCGTTGCCAATACGCTCGCGCTGCTGGTGCTGACCGGCATGGCGATTGCGTTCTTTGTCGCTGTTACGCGCCTGCGCTGGCCCTTTGACCGTCCGTTGTCCGTCACCCGCTCGCGCTGGATCCCGGTGTTGGCGGCGGTGGGGGTGGTATTGGCCGGCTATCTGGCCGTCGTCGAATTGAACCAGCAGCGTGCAGTCTGCGGGCCGGTCGGCGATTGCAACGCTGTTCATCAAAGCCAATATGCTCGTTTCTTAGGCGTTCCGGTTGGCCTGATCGGTCTGGTTGGCTATCTGGCGATAATTGTGGCATGGCTCCTCGAACGCTTCGCCCATCTCCGTCTTGCCCGCCAAGCCCTTGTGGCAATGGCACTGACCGGCACGCTCTTCTCGCTCTATCTGACTTTCCTCGAACCGTTTGTGATTGGGGCGACGTGCATATGGTGCCTCCTTTCAGCCATCACGATGACAGCGCTGCTTTGGGTGAATGCGCCTCCTGTGCCGCAGCACGTTGCCCGTGGTCGCCGGTCATTATCCCCATCATAG
- a CDS encoding TIGR00266 family protein, giving the protein MNCPNCGASVTAGARFCTNCGFRLSTPVQSAPPPLVPPSGEASSMADVYDNRPGERLDLPEPPVVGSGVGASGLRFKIIGTTMQAVVLEVPPGQTVFSERGGMSWMSANVQMQTNMEGGLGGAFKRMFSGESIFMVNFTPQGGPGIIGFSAEFPGKIVPLNLAPGQVMICQKDAFMCAERSVSLDIHFRRRLGAGLFGGEGFIMQKLTGPGLAFVELDGEIIEYTLEANQMLKVDTGHVAMYEPTVQLDIEMVRGFKNILFGGEGLFLTTLRGPGRVWLQTMPAMNLAKKIAQYLPTSSSSSSGGGINLGSLFTND; this is encoded by the coding sequence ATGAACTGTCCGAATTGTGGTGCATCAGTTACCGCCGGTGCGCGCTTTTGTACCAATTGTGGCTTTCGCCTATCGACGCCGGTGCAAAGCGCACCACCGCCGCTCGTCCCGCCATCGGGTGAAGCCAGCAGTATGGCCGACGTCTACGATAATCGTCCGGGTGAACGACTCGATCTCCCCGAACCGCCGGTTGTCGGTTCGGGCGTGGGAGCTAGCGGTCTCCGCTTTAAGATCATCGGAACAACCATGCAGGCGGTGGTGCTTGAGGTACCACCTGGTCAGACGGTCTTTTCCGAGCGCGGTGGGATGAGCTGGATGAGCGCCAATGTCCAGATGCAGACCAATATGGAAGGCGGTCTCGGTGGCGCGTTTAAGCGCATGTTCTCCGGCGAGTCGATCTTTATGGTCAACTTTACACCACAAGGCGGACCAGGAATCATCGGCTTTTCGGCAGAGTTTCCGGGCAAGATCGTACCGCTCAACCTTGCACCGGGGCAGGTCATGATCTGCCAGAAAGATGCCTTTATGTGCGCCGAGCGTAGCGTTTCGCTCGACATTCACTTCCGACGTAGGCTCGGTGCTGGTTTGTTTGGTGGTGAAGGCTTTATCATGCAGAAATTGACCGGGCCGGGACTAGCGTTTGTCGAGCTTGATGGAGAGATTATCGAATACACGCTCGAAGCCAATCAGATGCTGAAAGTCGATACCGGCCATGTCGCAATGTACGAGCCAACGGTGCAACTCGACATCGAGATGGTGCGTGGGTTTAAGAACATTCTGTTCGGTGGTGAAGGACTGTTCTTGACAACCCTCCGTGGGCCAGGGCGAGTCTGGTTGCAGACGATGCCGGCGATGAATTTAGCGAAGAAGATCGCCCAATACTTGCCAACATCGAGTAGTTCGAGCAGTGGGGGTGGTATTAACTTGGGAAGCCTATTTACCAACGATTAG
- a CDS encoding roadblock/LC7 domain-containing protein, with the protein MASRTEEMVRHLKALSMNTPDIEASAVVSVDGLIMASALPADVEEDRVSAMSAAMLSLGERIASELRRGQLDQVFVRGEDGYVILMAIGEEAVLTALAQSRAKLGLVFLDMRRTANELVNLV; encoded by the coding sequence ATGGCAAGCAGAACCGAAGAGATGGTGCGGCACCTGAAGGCCCTGTCGATGAACACACCCGATATTGAGGCCTCCGCCGTGGTTAGCGTCGATGGTCTCATCATGGCTTCGGCGCTGCCGGCAGATGTCGAAGAGGATCGTGTCTCGGCGATGAGCGCAGCAATGCTCTCGCTCGGCGAACGGATCGCAAGTGAGCTGCGTCGTGGTCAGCTTGATCAGGTGTTCGTCCGCGGTGAAGATGGTTACGTGATCCTAATGGCGATCGGTGAAGAGGCGGTGTTGACTGCACTGGCACAGAGCCGAGCCAAACTTGGTTTGGTGTTCCTCGATATGCGGCGCACGGCGAACGAGCTGGTCAATCTCGTCTAG
- the serA gene encoding phosphoglycerate dehydrogenase yields the protein MNRILVTEKIATEGLDVLRQAGNVDVRLDLDKPTLLSIIGEYDALVVRSATKVTAEVITAGERLRVIGRAGTGVDNIDVEAATRRGIIVVNAPASNNVAVAELTIGLLLCLARRIPQAHASVQSGRWARNDFIGWEVRGKTLGLVGLGRIGSEVARRARAMEMEVIAYDPVVSFDRAEQLGVTLVTLDELVQRSDVVSLHVPLIESTRNLFDRERIMQMKRGSYLINASRGGIVDEVALVEALDSGHLAGAALDVYAQEPPPADSPLIGHPKVITVPHIGASTKEAQLSAGTEMAAGVVTALTGGTPRYAVNAPFVAPEAWNVLQPYLNLGRLLGTLVMHLVKEPVRSYDLELGGELAEMDTQPVRLAVLQGLLAASSIERITPVNAPIIARERGLRMTERVSPEAENYAGLITLHVQTSERTRTFSGTVLRGEPHIVQMDGYFVDFVPQGSLLITYHHDQPGMIGKVGQLLGAADVNISGMYVGRRAPREQAVMVLTLDEPAPPQVMEQVAAIPGIDAAYSVTL from the coding sequence ATGAATCGCATTCTTGTCACCGAAAAGATCGCCACCGAAGGCCTGGATGTCTTGCGCCAAGCAGGCAACGTTGATGTACGGCTCGATCTCGACAAACCAACGTTGTTGTCGATCATTGGCGAATACGACGCGCTGGTCGTGCGTTCGGCGACGAAGGTCACTGCCGAGGTGATCACCGCCGGTGAGCGGCTACGGGTAATCGGACGAGCCGGCACCGGTGTCGATAACATCGACGTGGAAGCGGCGACCCGGCGTGGCATCATCGTTGTGAATGCACCGGCATCGAACAACGTCGCCGTCGCCGAATTGACCATTGGCTTGCTCCTTTGTCTCGCCCGTCGTATACCGCAGGCGCATGCCTCAGTGCAGAGTGGGCGGTGGGCACGGAACGATTTTATCGGCTGGGAAGTGCGCGGCAAGACGCTTGGCCTCGTTGGGTTGGGCCGGATCGGTTCGGAAGTAGCACGACGGGCGCGGGCGATGGAAATGGAAGTGATTGCCTACGACCCGGTTGTCTCGTTCGACCGCGCCGAACAGTTGGGTGTCACATTGGTAACGCTCGATGAGCTGGTGCAGCGTAGTGATGTTGTCTCCTTGCACGTTCCGTTAATCGAAAGCACGCGCAACCTCTTCGACCGTGAGCGGATCATGCAGATGAAGCGTGGCTCATACTTAATCAATGCGAGTCGGGGTGGGATCGTTGACGAAGTCGCACTGGTCGAAGCACTTGACAGTGGTCATCTGGCCGGCGCAGCGCTTGATGTCTACGCCCAAGAGCCGCCGCCCGCCGATAGCCCGCTGATCGGGCACCCGAAGGTCATCACCGTGCCGCACATTGGCGCATCAACAAAAGAAGCGCAACTCAGCGCCGGCACCGAGATGGCTGCCGGTGTGGTGACAGCCCTCACCGGTGGGACGCCACGCTACGCGGTGAATGCACCGTTTGTGGCGCCGGAGGCATGGAACGTATTGCAACCGTATCTGAATCTAGGCCGGCTGCTCGGTACGCTGGTTATGCATCTGGTGAAGGAACCGGTGCGCAGCTACGACCTCGAATTGGGTGGCGAGTTGGCGGAGATGGATACACAGCCGGTTCGGTTGGCCGTGTTACAAGGTCTGTTGGCCGCAAGCAGCATTGAGCGGATCACACCGGTAAACGCACCGATCATTGCCCGCGAGCGTGGTTTGCGCATGACCGAGCGCGTCAGCCCCGAAGCAGAAAACTATGCCGGTTTGATCACGCTGCACGTGCAGACAAGTGAGCGTACCCGCACGTTTAGCGGTACCGTTTTGCGCGGCGAACCACACATTGTGCAGATGGACGGTTACTTTGTCGATTTTGTGCCGCAGGGATCGCTCTTGATTACGTACCATCACGACCAGCCGGGCATGATCGGGAAGGTTGGTCAATTGCTCGGCGCAGCGGATGTCAATATTTCGGGTATGTATGTTGGCCGGCGTGCCCCTCGTGAGCAGGCGGTGATGGTCTTGACCCTCGATGAGCCGGCGCCACCGCAGGTGATGGAACAGGTCGCGGCTATTCCGGGGATTGATGCGGCGTATAGCGTGACGTTGTAA
- the thpR gene encoding RNA 2',3'-cyclic phosphodiesterase — MPESLSEPTMRLFIALDIPDTVRQALRDVQMRLSMHSRAVRWSDPVGMHLTLHFLGETPERLVGPLLAGMRAITAPSLRLSLDRLGCFPPTGSLRVVWVGLSGDLSALEALHRSLAGVIRSVGLPTDTRPFTPHITLARARPVATPAELRALRAALPAIIPQPLTWQSERPILFRSQLTPRGAIYTPLS; from the coding sequence ATGCCCGAATCATTGTCTGAACCCACAATGCGCCTCTTTATCGCCCTCGATATACCGGATACAGTGCGGCAAGCGTTACGCGATGTGCAGATGCGCCTCAGCATGCATAGCCGGGCTGTCCGCTGGAGTGACCCGGTCGGCATGCATCTGACACTTCACTTTCTGGGTGAGACGCCGGAACGGTTGGTTGGGCCGTTGCTGGCCGGAATGCGCGCTATCACCGCGCCCTCCTTGCGCCTCAGCCTTGACCGGCTGGGGTGTTTTCCGCCAACCGGCTCGTTGCGCGTCGTTTGGGTTGGTCTCAGCGGCGATCTGAGCGCTCTAGAGGCCCTCCATCGCTCACTCGCCGGTGTTATCCGGTCGGTGGGTTTACCCACCGATACGCGCCCCTTTACTCCTCACATTACGCTTGCTCGGGCCCGCCCCGTCGCCACACCTGCTGAATTGCGGGCGCTCCGCGCAGCCCTACCCGCGATCATCCCACAACCGCTGACGTGGCAGAGCGAGCGCCCCATCCTCTTCCGCAGCCAACTGACGCCGCGCGGTGCGATCTATACGCCATTGAGTTAG
- a CDS encoding adenine phosphoribosyltransferase, producing MAQQDLASLIRNIPDFPIPGIQFKDITTLIGNGPAFSEVIDRLHERYRDRQIDAVVGIESRGFIFSAPLAYRLGVGLVPIRKPGKLPAATYQIEYQLEYGTNRLEIHRDALQPGANVLVIDDLLATGGTIAAACDLIKMAGGKVAELAFVIELTFLKGRERLREHNVFSLIQF from the coding sequence ATGGCGCAGCAGGATTTGGCCAGTCTGATAAGGAATATTCCAGACTTTCCGATTCCCGGTATTCAGTTCAAGGATATAACAACGTTGATCGGCAACGGGCCGGCGTTTAGCGAGGTGATCGACCGACTGCACGAACGGTACCGTGATCGGCAAATCGATGCAGTGGTGGGGATCGAGTCACGTGGGTTTATCTTTAGCGCACCGTTAGCGTACCGGCTCGGGGTAGGACTTGTACCGATCCGCAAGCCGGGCAAACTACCGGCAGCGACCTATCAGATCGAGTATCAGTTGGAGTACGGCACAAACCGACTCGAGATTCACCGTGATGCGTTGCAACCGGGCGCAAATGTGCTAGTGATCGATGATTTACTGGCGACGGGCGGTACCATTGCGGCGGCTTGCGATCTGATCAAGATGGCAGGTGGAAAGGTGGCCGAATTGGCCTTTGTGATTGAGTTGACATTTCTCAAAGGGCGCGAGCGGTTGCGCGAGCACAACGTCTTTTCGCTGATCCAATTTTGA